The following DNA comes from Meles meles chromosome 8, mMelMel3.1 paternal haplotype, whole genome shotgun sequence.
CTTTCATAATTAGGATAGGCACATGTGTGTCACTCCTCTTGAGAGAAGTCGCTGAGATTCAAGATCCATCTTCGTGGCGGTGACGGTCGTACAACTCAGTGAGTAAACGAAATCCCACTCAACTGCACTTTTAAagagtgaattttatgatatgtgaattacaTGTCAAAAACCTCTccatccttggggcgcctgggtggctcagtgggttaaagcctttgccttcggctcaggtcatgatctcagggtcctgggatcgagccccgcatcgggctctctgctcagcggggagcctgcttcctcctctctctctgcctgcctctctgcctacttgtgatctctgtcaaataaataaataaaatcttaaaaaaaaataatctgctaTGGTCAAATTTATACTAAAACAATGAGAACCAATATTCAGGAAGCTAGAGAAAGgatagctttctctctctctctctcatccttcaTTTCTTTACTGTTTCCCAAAACGTGTCCTGAGCAGGGCACCTTACCTGTgttcaataaaaaacaaacaaatgaacgaacaaacaaaaccctcccagctcggggcacctgggtagctcaggcctctgccttcggctcaggtcatgatcccagggtcctgggattgagccctgaatccggctctctgctcagcggggagcttgcttccccccctctctctctggttgcctctctgccaacttgtgatctctgtctgtcaaataaataaataaaatttaaaaaaaaaaacctcccagcTCAAGCGGGGAGAATCAACACAAATATTAATAATACGGCCACCTGGTACGCATGTTTATTAGACcaaatatccatccatccaccagaTGTTATCCAAACTTCTCCCCAAGTTGTATAAACacatgcgtgtgtgcacacacacccacaacaCACACATGATCTTCTCTCCCCACTGTTACTCCTCAACATTCGCATGGCCAAACCCCAAGCATGGGTTCGCTCAGGGTCAATATCTCCTGAGGGTAGGACCTGCATAACTCCAGCCCAAGGTCTGGGCCAGGAATGACCCCAGCCCTCCAAACCTCTCCTTTTCTCAGAAGCTCAGGTCTGACACCCAAGGGCCTGGCCAAGACTCCCCCCGGGGACGCTTTCCCAGCTCCTTAACCTGCGAGGCTTCAGGGGCCAGACAATGTATGGAGAATCCTGGGGACCTACACACAGCGGATTAAAAGAGAGTCACTAGCCCATAACactgataaggaaactgaggcccagggaggcacAGACATCAGAATCACAGATAACAGGACTGAGGTTTGACTTCTCTCCTAACtcctagctctttttttttttctttctttctctttttttaagattttatttatttatttacttatgtgggAGAGAGAGCGCTCACggagaggggcagcaggagagggacagcaggagagggagagaaagggagagaaccccagggaggctctgtgctcagtggagctGGATGCCGGACTTGATCtaaggaccccgagatcacaacctgagccaaaaccaagagtcagacgctcaaccgactgagtcatccagtcATCTAGCTCTTTCCCTACCCACACGCAGGCTGCATGGTGGAGAGCAaggattctttgtttctttttctctttataaccATGGTTTGGGTTCTTTCCTGCTAGGCACTGTGCCCGGTGCTGTACATAAACTCTCATTGGTTCCCAGCAGCCCTGTGAGGTGGGCTAGATTATTCCTACTTTAAAGATGAgggaaagggcgcctgggtggctcagtgggttaaagtctctgccttcggctcaggtcatgatccctgggtcctgggatcgagccgcacatcaggctctctgctcatcagggtgcctgctccccttcccctctctctgcctgcctctctgcctacttgtgatctgtctgtcaaataaaaaaataaagtctttaaaaataaataaaataaagatgagggAAGTGGGGTCAAGGGAAATGAAAgactgcccaaggtcaccagctTCTTGGTAGCGGGTCAGGATTCACGTCTAGTAGTCAGAGCCCAAAGCCTGGTGACCCCACTCTGATATGATGTGtcccaggcaggggtgggggttcaCCTAGGATCTCTGGGAGGACTTCAGGGGACCCCCTGCAAACCCTTAAACAGCATGGTGTTCACATGGGCCGCTGTGCACACATATGTGCAAAGGTACGTTTCcttttttatgtgatttttttaaagattttttcaatttatttatttgacagagagagagcaggcaagaacgagcagggggagtggcagagggggaagcaggctctccgccaaggggggaggccgatgcaggactcaatcccaggacactgagatcatgacctgagcccaaggcagcagcttaaccgactgagccacccaggtgtccctgatgtACATTTTCTAAGGAAAAGGGCATGGCTCTCAGCTGCTCTTCAAAGGAACTCTTGACCCAGAAAAGGCCAGAACTGCTGATGCTGAGTAAAACCCTTGGCCTTCCAGATCAGATCTGCTGTACCCTTGGGAGGGTCAGGACAGGTGGGTGAGTTTTAGCTGGAGATGTGTTGTGTGACTGTCTCAGGGTCTGTTTTAACATCAGCCCACCAACAGCCCAGGAAGTTCATGCCCACAGCCCTGCCAGGGACAGCTCCAGGCTTCCAGAACTCACTGCTCCAGGCCCCTTTGCCCTGGCCTGCCCTGCCCTTTCTCTACCAGCCTGAAACACAGTGTGTCCGTCCAGGAGATGAAGCTCTGCCAGATTCTCTTGCCATGTGACCATTGATCTGGGGCGATCAAGTATCCAGAGCAGCCCCAGACACCAACCACCCACCCTGCAAGCCGAGGTATATGGCCACCTCCGCTCACAGCTGACTCCCATCGTGCTGACCCCAGGGATCACCCAGGCCCTGGGAGCCCCCTCACGCCAAGAGGCCCAGTCAACGGCAACAGGACCCCGGAGGGGACACTTCATCTCAGAggccttcctgggcctcagttgaAGAGGCCAGGAGTAAAAGAAAGAGAGGCTGCTGGGTGGCAGCGGCCGGGACCCGGCTTGCGCTAATCGCAAGGAGGTGCGGGGGGAGGTTCtgcagggaagaggaggagggcacACAGCCCGTGGGGGCACTGGTGGCCGCTGACTCCCGCACTCTCTCCCCCCAAGGCCCTCAGGCTCACACCCCACAGGATCATCATGAGGATTTTTACTGCACCGGAAGAGGCAGCTCCAAGCACCTGCCCTCCCTAAGACGAGGAGCTCcgtggggcgcccgggtggcttagttggttaagcatctgcctttggctcaggtcatggtcccggggtcttgggatggagccccactgagcagggagccttcttctccctcttcctctccccctgcttgtgctctctgtgtgtcaaataaaacgaaacattaaaaaaagactgtgagctcctaaacacagcaggagccAGTAATCACTGCCTGATGCCAAGTGCAAGGCTTCCCAGGCACAAAAGGCAGAGGCCAAGGGCAGGGCCTGCAGATAGCAATGGCCTGCAGCCCAGACCATGCTGGTGGCCCTGACCCCCGACCCTCACAGCGCACCCAACCCTGGTCAGGCCTCACCGGcatcttctccccccacccccatcagctCACCCTTCAGCCTGGCCCAGGCAGGGGGTTACCCAGAGCCAAAGCTCCTACCCTGAGGTTTATGGTCTATGTGAGGTCAGCCAGCACCCAGTGATCGATGCAGAAGTCCCAGCTGCAAGCCAAGCTCGCGTCTTCCTAGGGCCCACTCCCTCTGCACAGACAAGCTCCTTCCCTTGCTCTTCAGATCACTGGTCCTTCCCCAGCCTCTATGGTGACAGCGACGTTTCGTAACACTTCACTCAAAGGCTCTACCTCCTTAATGAAATCAGCATCCCCCCGTTAGTACCCCTTCAGCCCCTGCCCACTACCATCACAGTTGTGACTGTCCTCAGGCCTGGCCCTCAGCGGATCAGCTCTAAACCAAGGAggctgggtcagtcagttaagagcccaactcttgatttcaactcagctCATGACTTCAGgttcatgagatggagccctaggTCCTGGCTCCAGCCTCCGCAGGGAGGTCTGcttctcgccctctgcccctccccccacccatcaccccccgcccccccaacacacgcacatgctctctctctcaaataaatcttaaaaaaaaaaaaaaaaaaaacctgggcagctccgttgttaagcgtctgcctttggctcaggtcatgatcccagggtcctgggattgagccccacatggggctccctgctcagcagggagcctgcttccccctctcccactccccttgcttgtgttccctctttccctgtctctgtcaaataaataaataaaatcttaaaaaagggggcacctgggtggctcagttggttgagtgactgcctttagctcaggtcatgatcccggagtccccggatcgagtcccacatcaggctcccagctccacggggagtctgcttctccctctgactttctcaaTCATgcgctctctcactgtctctctctcaaataaataaataaaatattaaaaaaaaaaaaaaaaagcaaggactAACTGTGAACCAGAAGTGTTTATTGCAGAAATTTGGTCACGATTCCCACTTGGTAGCCCCCGCTGAGGCTGGACTGGGCCCTCTGTCCAGGACTGGGCGGATGAAATGGAGAAGAGTAGAAGGAGGGCGGGCCCAGGGCCTCAGAGCTGTGACAGGATGTTGGGGGCCAGGCTGCAGGTGAGGCCCGTACCATCCGGCTCCACATTCAAGGACTTCACTGTGCCATCCTCTATGACCATGGAGAACctgccagagagagagactgggtcaagggcgcctgggcggTGCCCTTGGCAGTGCCCTcgggttaagtgtccagctcttggtttccactcagatcgtggtctcagggtcatgagatcaagatcAAGATCATGATCAGGAGaccgggctctgcactcagcgtgggatctgcttaagactctctttcccttggggcacctgggtggctcagtcgggtaagcatctgccttcggctcaggtcatgatcccaggatcctgggactgaaccccactgcgggggtggggggggtccctgctcagcggggaaccttcttgtccctctgcttctgtctctccccctgctgtgctctatcaaataaaaaatggaatttaaaaaaaaaaaaacaaatgactctctccctctccctctgcacactcactctctctccaaaataaacagaaaaatctttaaaaagagagcacAAAACCAAGCCAATTACAACGGCCTGGGCCTAGAGATTGAAGGGGTGGCAGGGAACCCCAGAGGACCCTCCTGCTTTTACCTCTTGAGCCGATGATTTCCAAACAGAGACACCAGTGAATCATCTAATAACAAATCTGTCTCCTAAAAGGAAAACCAGAGACAAGGCTTAGAAACTTCCAGAACAGACCAAGCCCCGCCCCAAAGCCTGGCAAAGGGACCACCCTATAGGGTGGGAGTTGCAAGGGTGCACTCaccttcccaaaggccccagtgGGGTCAGCCAAGAGCCTAACCTAAGGAGAAAGTAAAGGTCAAAAAAAAGTCCCCAGTCTGGCCTGGACCCCCTGCAGGACCCACACCTCACCGTGCCTCTCGCGTTGTGAGCTCGTCCCCACTCTTCAGTCACGAAGACATCATTAACACTCAGACAGGCTACCACCTGGACCCCTCTGGCCTTCAGAGCCTCGGCATGCTCCACAAATCCTGGAAGGTGGGTCTAGGAGGGGAAACAGAGGGTTAACAAAGAGATTAAATGCCTCCACTCTGCAACGCCTTCCCTTTATCTCCAGGCCCTCCTCACTTCCCTCTCCAGTATCTTTGATCAAGTAAAAAATGTGTCAGCCATAGTTCCTTTTGGCCTTGGCGGCAAGGAAGCTCGGATCCAAATTTGAGTGCTCTGTGGTCACTGTGAACTTCCCTTGGACGTGACTGTACTTTATTTACCCAAGTATCTCCCACAGCGCCAATCAGCAGCAGCAATAATGATGTTGGACTTAATTACAATACCCTTTTCTCCTACATTCCTGGCCCCAGGACCTTTTCACAGCCACCGCATTTTTCTGAAAGCTCTCGtaagctttgtttgtttgtttgtttaagattttattttttttaaacattttatttatttatttgacagacagagatctcaagtaaggagagaggcaggcagagagagagagaggaggaagcaggctccctgccaagcagagagcccgatgcggggctcgatcccagaaccctgggatcatgacctgagcgaaaggcagaggcttcaacccactgagccacccaggcgccccaagattttatttctttatttgacagagagagggggagcacaagcaagggaagcagccagcagagggagagggtgaagcgggttccccaactgagcagggagcctgatgcaggactcgatcacaggaccctgggatcctgacctgagccaaaggcagccgcttaatggactgagccacccaggcgtcctgctcTGATGGGCTTTGTAACTGTCACAACTACATACTCTCCTTGCAAGCCTCCCTAGGACTCAGGAACAATACAGACATGCACACAAGATTCCAACCGCTGAGTCCCAGAAGGGCAGGTCTCACCTTGGAACAGCCGGGGGTAAAGGCTCCAGGGACCCCAAACAGCACCCCCTTCTTGCCCTTGAACAGCTCTGCCAGGTTCACCTTGTTCCCAGGCTCCCCTTCAAAAACCACCACGGAAGGGATGGCATCTCCCACCTAGAAGGGATGACTCGGTAAGGAGTTACTTGGTTATTCTGGAACGAGCCAAGGCACTAGATAAGAAGATAAGGAGTCAGAGAATGACCGAGTGGGTAAGGCAAAGCCAAGGAAAAGGTGTTAAACTGGACCAGGCAGTTGCTCCTAGTGCAGCAGGGTGGACAGAGTTGTAATGTCCTCTAACCTGTCCAAGTTTCCAGAAGTCCCTCCCGgctgccctcccctctcctcgatccacctggttcctccacaCCCTCCAGGTTTCAAGGTGGCCCCGGTTCCTTTTACCAGTCTGTTGGTGACCACAGAAAAAGGGAGAGGAGGCCTCTCTGGGTGTCGCAAGAGGTTGCGTAAACAAGGAGTCTATTTCTTACCAGAAAGAAGTGAGACAAATGGttagggaaggagaggcagggaaTCTatctgggggtgaggaggagacCCTGacaacagggagggagagaaccctGGTCAGGTCTGGTGTCCAGccctcagaaagagaaaaagggagagagcagaaGATGGAAAAGTTGGGGGGAAGGGCattaaataaaaggcatcttTCAAAGGGGTTGGATTAGTCTACCTGGGAGTGTGTGAGGGTTTCATGGAGTCAGAGGACATACACGAAGGGTATGTCCCAATCAGGGATTGGGAGTAAGATTaagcaggaagaggagcaggTCTCAGAAGGGTGTGGACGGGGAAGGGAGGTGGTTCCTAAGAGCGGGGGATCGTTCCAGATGAAGGGATGAAAAACTCAGCAGAAAAGTGGAAATTAGTCATGGGAGAAGTGGAACGGGGGAGACACAATAGGGGCTTTAGGAGAAAACACTTGCTTCAGGCCATGGGGTGAAGAATGATGCCCAGGAATGTAACAAAAACGTACAGGACAGTATGGGGGGAGGAGCTCGTATGGAGATTGAAAAGGGGTCCTGCGGCTAAGGAGATGGTTCCAGAAGGCGGAGGCCATGGTATTCAATCGCCTAAAAATAGGGGAGACGCATCACGCATAGTGGCAGTACAAAGGGTGAAGGCTCGAGAGAGCCTTGGGGGCTGTCCAGGAGATAAGGTACGAGTCCCGAAGACTGGCGAAAACCGGGGAGGGAGCAGCCACGGGGGTGCGGGGGCTGCTGAGGGGGATGAGGGAGAATTGCGGGAGGAGCCTCCGGCGGGGAGGACAGGGGTCCGGAAGAGCAGGAAGGAGGATGATTCTCCCCAGACAAGCAGGACGGAGGGCACTGGGAAGACTGGCTGGATGGGAGCTCAGGCCGGTTCCGGCCAGCGGTCACCTTGATTGGGGCCATGGCTGAGGCGGCGCTTCTGAAACCGTAGGCCCCTCCAAGCGTCCACTCCCTGCCTGGTTGCCGGCACCCGCCTGCTCTCGACGCCGCCGCTGCTGCAGACTGGACGGCTGCTGCCGGGAACAGCAGCCCGCCTGCCCGACGACTCAGGACACGCAGCTGAATAAGCCGCACGCCCATCCTAACCCGCGCACCAGTTCCGCCCTCGCGTTGGAGCCGCGGCAGGAGGCGGGCCTGGTGGGAGGAACCCAAAGCGAGTCCCCTCCCCGAGAGGCCGAGCCACTTCCGGGCCCGCCCCCGGCGAGGCTCCTCCACTGCGCAGGCGTAGGGGCGCGTGCAGGGGCGGAACTTCTGGGGCGCTCGGCTTATTTGCATTTGGGGCTGGACCAAGGGCACAGATACGAATGGGCGGGGCATTCGGTAGCCGCACAACTTATTCACATAGGATGGGGTGTCGCTGTTGTGAAGCGCCTAGTTTACGGATTCCTGCAATGTTTCCTTTCCTTAGCCGGAAGCGAGGGGCGGGAGACGATAGTGTCGGACGACTGTGGAAGGGAAAAACGTTTATTTTGCATACAGCGCAGGCCCCTGCACTGCGGCTGCTTTACGTATGATGTACAGTGTGCATGACTTGTAGCGAAAGGAAACCACTGGGCCTGCGCCGTAGCCATCTCCCGCCGGGACGCTTCCGGTAGGAGCGCGTGATCCGACCCGGCTCCTCAAATACCTCTACTCCGGCTAGCACGAGAAGTTCCAGCATGTTCGCCAGTTCCGCTCCTCCGAGCCGTCCAATAGGACGAGAATGGAGCGGCCCCGGAAGTGACGCAGCGGAGTTTCTGCCTCCTTCCGGTTCCGGCTTGCGGCGAGCGCATTGCGGCGACATGAAGCTGCTCACGCACAACCTGCTGAGCTCGCATGTGCGGGGGGTGGGGCCCCGTGGCTTCCCACTGCGCCTCCAGGTATCGGCCGGGGGCAGTCTCGCGCCCGTCTCCTGGGCGGAATGGGGGAACCAGGCTCCTGTCCCTAACAGAACCCCTCCTCCCCGCAGGCCACCGAGGTCCGCATCAACCCGGTGGAGTTCAACCCCGACTTCGTGGCGCGAATGATACCCAAGGTGGAGTGGGCGGCGCTTCTGGAGGCGGCGGATACCGTGAGGACCCTCCCCCACGCCGTGCtcccctgggggcggggggcggagaACCTGGTCTCAGAGAAAGGGGCGGGGTGCCCAGAGCTGATTTAGGCCTTTGCCCACAGTTGCATCTGGTGGAAGTGCCCAAGGGGCCGATTGAAGGGTATGAGCGTGATGAGAAATTCCTGAGGCAGATGCACCACGTGCTGCTGGAGGTGAGAACCGGCCCATCGCTTGCTTCTCTGGCCATTACAGCCGAAGGCTGCGGGTGCTCAGCTCTgatccccctctcctccccccccccccgcaggtggATGTGCTGGAGGGCACCTTGCAGTGCCCAGAGTCCGGACGTCTGTTCCCCATCAGTCGCGGAATCCCTAACATGCTGCTGAGTGATGAGGAAACCGAGACTTAACCACGCCAGGCACTAGTTTTTCAGTCTGTAACCACGaatgtttttgtttatgtataaTATGTTTGTTAGGTCTGCCTTGTATCCCCAAACCTTGACCCAGTGACACACGAAACACAGTGTTCTTGAGCtcgatatatttctttttctcattaaaggTTCAAAACCAAAAGCGGTTTCTCTTTGCAgcaaatatacattaaaatagaGTCTCTGTACAGCCAAAGGCTCTGGGCCCTGGCTTGCCCTATGTCCCTGCACCTCCCTGGCCAAACCCAAAAATAAATATAGTGTTATTGCTCTGCAGGGCATAGAGGCAGtgctctccctaaccccccaagGAGGCTGGGTGGGAGCTGATGGGGGGCCCTGGCCACCCCAGGGGTCCAGGGGCTGGAGCCTGCTTGGAGTTATTGCTTCAAGGGGGGGCAGTAATGCCCAATGCAAATGATGAGGAGAGGAGCGAAGGGGGCAGGGGCCTTTGCTTTCCAAATCCCCCTCTGCTCTGGAGAGGGGGTTGGATTAAGCAGCAGCAAAAGCATCACCCACTGGGAGACTGTGGcctccactcccttccctccctgagATCAGGCTTCTGCCCCCCCACATGTCCCCTGCAGCCCCCTATGGCTTCCGCAAGGCCCCCTACACTCTGGGGGCATGTTATGGCTTGCAAGGGGCAGCACTGTGCCCACAGCCTGGGCGCACACATTCCCAGCTTCTAAGAccccctgggaggggggaggggagggcgtaGGGCCTGCTCCCAGGGGCTGATGGTATTGCCCTGGCCCTGCCAGCAGGCTGTGGCACTGCCCGGACCCCAGTTCTGCCCCCTTGGGGCTGACCCCATACTGGGCGGGTCCTGCCAGCACCCCCACCCATGCCCACCCCTTGCCTCAGTCCATCATGGCCTCGAGCATCTCCAAGAACAGCTTGTGCATGGGCACCTTGCCCTCCAGCTTCACCCCATAGAAATGGGCCAGCACTTTGCCCGCTGTCTGGCGAAGGAGTGGTAGCGTGAGTAGCAGCCTGCCTGCCCGCCGCCGCTCAGCACCCCCTCCGGGGCCCGCCCGGCCTGCTTCGTACTCCAGCAGGGCCTCGTGTAGAGCTTCACGCAGCTGCTCCACAGCCTCGGCGTCCTCGATGTGCACAGAGTCTGCAAGGAGAGGAGAGAACGCTGTGGACGCGGCTGGTCTCCGGAAAAGGCAGAGCCCCTGGATGTTTGAGCACTGCCGGATGGTGCCCAAGGAGGAGCCAGACACGGATTGGAGGGGCTGACCGAGGCACCACTCTCCACTCCTGCGCATGAGCCAGGGAccccctctttctccctcaaccgtggctccctttgctcctccccatcttccttcCCACTAAATGGCGCACTTTTCCATGTAAGCATGGCCCTAGCGCTCAAAATCCTACTTGCGGTTCCCAGACCTGCCCTTGCCTTCTTTGGGACTTTGAGCAAGTCACTACTCTTCCCTAAGCCACAGTCTTCTTGTCAGCCTGATGAGACTGGGCCACCGCCAGGGTGAGGACCTGGAGGGCATCGAGGAGACTCCCATCGGCGTCCGCCCAGGCTCACCTGAATTGGCAAGGGCCAGGGCCTTCAGCAGGACGTACTCCTCGCGCTCCAGCCTCAAGGCCTGCAGTCGCCGCACCAGCTGCAGCAGCGCGGCCCCCAGTTCCCCCAAGCCAGCGGCGCGTGCCCCCTCCTCATCCAGGACCAGGTCCTCCGCGAAGGCCAGCTCGTCCTGCAGTGGCAGCGAGCGCTGGGCCACACCCAACACCAAGACCTCCATCCATACGCTCTGCAGGACTGACATCTGGTCAGACAGTGACAGTGACGAGAAGCCTGGAGGGCAGTAGGAAGCACACCTGGCTGAACGAGTTCACCAGAGCCGGGCCTGGCCTGCAGAGGGACGCCCCAGATCACCTGGGCCCTTTACCTGGGATGCTCTTGGCCCAGCTGATGGTGACCACAATCTCTCGGTCAAAGAGGTCACAGAGGGTAGCCACGGCTGGGAGGTGTCCATCGGGGCCCGCCGGGTCGGGCATAGCATATAGCTTCTCAGGCTCAACCACCAGCAAGTGGGACACCAGTGCATTCACGGGGGCTGCCGGGACAGATGGAGGATGCCCTCAAAGTCATCACCTTGAAGGCCCCTTTGGGGTTAAGCACCTTCCCTAAATTAGCCAtcacccctgccccaaccccatGGCCTTCTTAATAGCCACTGGCCAGCCAGGCTTGGACACAGGAAGGGCTCCCACTATCTCCCCAGGAAAGCAAGTCCATGGACAAGTTCCGAGTGTGAGAAAGATCTTTCCCTGGTCCCAGGTGTACTACTTGGggactggttaaaaaaaaaaaaaaagtattttcaaaaatacGCTTTCGGGGAAATGTGTTGGGAACAGATGAAGGGCAAACCAGGTTCCTGATGCCCACGCTGTCCATTCGGGATGACTGACAAAAATGGGCCTCTCGTGTCCCAGCCCTATCCCAGTCCTAGAGCTCCCAGGACCCATAGCACTCACCGGTTTTCCGAGGGCCTCCGGCTACTGCCAGGGGTCCAGCAGGGAAGGAGCCCGGGAAGGGCAGCGGGTCCACCTCCGGCCGCCGCTTGTACTTCTGTCGCCCGCCTCGCACGCGGTCCAGACGTACTCCTTGAATGGCAGGACAGGGTTGTGTCCCTGCGGCTGGGGGGCAGCTTGCCCTGCGGAGCCCCCCCACCCAGTCCCCCATCGCTCCCCGCAGAAGGCCCCAGGCCTCGGCCACCCCCGCCCCGCGCTCCGTGAGCCCCTGCCCTGCGCTCACCCTCCTTGAGCATGCCCACCCGCAGGCACTTGGTGAAGCGACAGGCCTGGCAGGCCTTGCGTCTCCGCTTGGTGATCTCGCACTCGTTGGAGGCCGGACAGCTGTACTCGATgctccctgccaagaagagaCAGGGCTCCAGCGGCGGCCTCCCAGGGTCCGGAGGGGGACCCAGAGGACAGGAGGGCCCTCACTCATCCCAGGCAAATTCAGGTCTAGGGTCTGGGGAGAGCAGGAGTGCCCTGAGCGGGGCAGGGAAGCCTGGGACCGTGACGGAATGGCCTCTGGGCTGGGGGCTCCCGACTGCGCCCAGGGAGTCAGGCTGATCTCGGCCCCAAGCCTCTTGTCACGCCACGTCTCTGGGCTCCAGTAACCCCGTCGTTCTCGTCAAGGCCACAGCAGCTTCCACAGCGCTGCGCCGGCGGTCCATTCGCGTCCTCCTCTGACTTGGCCTGAAGGAACATCTGATGCCGTGATCATGTCCTACACCCACACGCACTGGGACACCTGTCATCCTTTCCTCTAGGACACCACCTCCTTCCACCTCAGTGGCCACTCTGTCATTCCTGTGCATCCCCACCGACTCCTTCCCTCGAAGGACCCACTCCAGGGCCGCCCGCGGACCTCGTCTCCTCCAGCTCACTTCCACGGTGAGCTCACCGGTCGTGGGCCTTCCGGTTTCTCTCAGCAGAGCTGCGTGAACTCGACTCACTTGCCACTGCCTCAGCATCGTGCAGGTCTAGAAGGCGTGGCAAACTTCACCCATCCGAAATGGAGCCCACGACCTACCACTCCGAACCCTACGACTCCATCTCTCCAGTGGCTC
Coding sequences within:
- the PRDX5 gene encoding peroxiredoxin-5, mitochondrial, whose product is MGVRLIQLRVLSRRAGGLLFPAAAVQSAAAAASRAGGCRQPGREWTLGGAYGFRSAASAMAPIKVGDAIPSVVVFEGEPGNKVNLAELFKGKKGVLFGVPGAFTPGCSKTHLPGFVEHAEALKARGVQVVACLSVNDVFVTEEWGRAHNARGTVRLLADPTGAFGKETDLLLDDSLVSLFGNHRLKRFSMVIEDGTVKSLNVEPDGTGLTCSLAPNILSQL
- the TRMT112 gene encoding multifunctional methyltransferase subunit TRM112-like protein codes for the protein MKLLTHNLLSSHVRGVGPRGFPLRLQATEVRINPVEFNPDFVARMIPKVEWAALLEAADTLHLVEVPKGPIEGYERDEKFLRQMHHVLLEVDVLEGTLQCPESGRLFPISRGIPNMLLSDEETET
- the ESRRA gene encoding steroid hormone receptor ERR1, translating into MSSQVVGIEPLYIKAEPASPDSPKGSSETETEPPVALAPGPAPTRCLPGHKEEEDGEGAGPGEQGGGKLVLSSLPKRLCLVCGDVASGYHYGVASCEACKAFFKRTIQGSIEYSCPASNECEITKRRRKACQACRFTKCLRVGMLKEGVRLDRVRGGRQKYKRRPEVDPLPFPGSFPAGPLAVAGGPRKTAPVNALVSHLLVVEPEKLYAMPDPAGPDGHLPAVATLCDLFDREIVVTISWAKSIPGFSSLSLSDQMSVLQSVWMEVLVLGVAQRSLPLQDELAFAEDLVLDEEGARAAGLGELGAALLQLVRRLQALRLEREEYVLLKALALANSDSVHIEDAEAVEQLREALHEALLEYEAGRAGPGGGAERRRAGRLLLTLPLLRQTAGKVLAHFYGVKLEGKVPMHKLFLEMLEAMMD